From Daphnia magna isolate NIES linkage group LG2, ASM2063170v1.1, whole genome shotgun sequence:
tcTCGAGACATGACGCAATTATCGCGTCACCGTTTCAGTTTGTCCGTCCAGCACGTCCAATGGTACTCAGAAAAAACTTAGGTCCAGTGATGTTTCGCTGGACAGTGAAACGAAAGAGTCCAATGAAAGAGCCAACGATGGGTGCCCGTTGATGTGGGTGATGTGTGAACACAACCGCATTCAATTGAATCACGCGGCCGAGATGGTTCAGACTGGGCAAACAAGGGAAGACGGCGACAATATTTAATCGAAAACTGGCCAGCagtctctcctttttttttttcaccaaagAGTATGGACGATTCGTTTACTGGGACGTTGTGCACGGCGAGGAACTCAGTTTGCGCTCGACCGAGTGGATAATGCGGCCCTTGTTGTCTGCCCAATGTTTTCCTACTGTGTTCCAGACTTTCAATGTTTCCCGTGTCCCGAATCTTTGGGGACGTCTTTATTCTCTCGACTTTTCTGGCCGTGTATACCTTTAGACCAACTTAAGTATAACCAATAATTGCATCGGCCTTTGGGCCCTGTGCAAACTTTAACCATCATCCGTCTTCGCTGTTGGTTGGACTAGGAtcgacttttatttttttctttccccctaATTATTCGCCTGATgttcttctttattattgAAATGGAATAGTTCCACCGCTGTCGGTATCCATCGTGATTGGTGAGAGGAATCCAGCGGTGGGGAAACCGTTTTCGTTGCCGTGTCACGTCACCGGCTCCCGTCCTATCCCGAAAATTACATGGTGGAAAAACGATGTGCTGTTGGATCCTTCTGCTTACAACCAGGTATAACGACTGTTCTCTTTTCGGCTTATTTTGACAGTAAATGACACTGCAATTGTCAACAATGAAGACGAATCGATCGACTCTGTCCGTGTGTTGAATGTCAATATCCCAGTTGAAATGATTGAACGATATGTtacctcttctttttcattctttcccAATGTTACTATCGCGATGTAGACCTTATCGATCAATGGCAGCGTGGCTATTAGCGTGCTGGACCTAATGCTGGCCAAGACAGAGACGAACAGCCGAATCACATGCCGTGCCATTAACCCATACCTGGACACCATCGTCATGGAGGACACGTGGAACGTCAATTTGAGCTGTAAGTCCATTAGATTTGTCGCCAACCTTCCTGCTAAACAGATAATCCTATTTCCAATTCTTCTCGTATCCACTACGTTACGTAACCACTACGTTTTCATCAGGTCTTTCGTACCCATTGTTAAACCTTTTCCCTTTactgttttccattttctcctGTTTTGCACGATTGCGGTTGTCACCGTTCGTCCAGATTCGCATCCTTTTCGACGCTATTGACGTCTTACGAAAACGACGTTAGGTAGTACTACATTAACTTGTCGCTTGGAAGCGGTGCCTCTACCGAAGGATATACGCACGTAGATATGCGCAAACATTTCAGGGCAAAACTTGTTCTGGTTCTGAGTGCAATTCTCTCTGAATTCTCATTTTAGTCGTgaatttctttctctcttttattttgccGCACGTGTTGCCGGCCGAGATGAAAGTGAGTGCACAATAGGCGAGTACACATCCTCGGCAGAACACgcacaaaaagaaatacgaTGGAGGCAGAAAGAGAGTGAAATAACGACACGTCTGATTTCCGCATCAGCCGTCTTGTCGGttgaataaaaatacgttGAATCGTAGTAAAAACTCGTAGACTGTAGAACACCATCATCTCAagcgaaaagagaaaaaaaaagttccatCCGTCGTtgcttttttaaatctttctTTACAGGATTTTATTCGCTAATGGTCTCGTTCCACTGAATGCGGCgatagagaaagaagaagaagaagaagaaaaaaagggaatgaaCAAGCCAAGGAACTTTGATTGAAATACTTTGGCTCTTGTGCAAGATGTTGAGCTTCATCGATCATATTTGAATCTGAGCGTGAAAGCTCCGGGTTAGCGTACAcgcaccttttttttcctgtccTTGCCTTTATTTCATAGAAATGCTCACGAGCAGCACGTGCGAgtcaaagtttttttttttttttcgaaaaatggTTTCGTCCTCAACGATTTGACGTAACTTTATGAAATATGACGGAGACTAAACGAGAGATTCCAAGAGAGGCAAACGGATCAATGGCGTAGACAATAGCGAACCAGTAGAACCCGAATGATTCTGAATTCCAgggaaatttgttttttccaagTACAGCAGAGGGTCCCTTTATCAAGGAAGAAACAAGTTACACTGTTCCCTTTGATAGTAGTATCAGGTCGTTGAGAAGGACGCACTGTCCACTATCTGGATAACTTTATCTAATAGCAAATTGTCTAGTCAAGTCACGTTTTCTTTCAATTCAAGAGCGAAGGAAGGATTTTGCAATCAATATCTATCTTACCTTTCACATTTGCCTTGATATAGTTCGTTCATTAAATATCTGCAATGaacatttgttatttttggaATCGTTCCACGAGATTTTTAGAGGCCGAGTTTCTTGACGTCTTTAAATCATCGTCTTTTTTAGTGGATcgaataaatatttttatagcTGGAATAATGAGCCGATCGATAATAGTCTTTTGGTTTCTGAACGTCGATTTTCAGTTCTGAATAGGAAAACGtatagaacaaaaataaaaacacgaaTAACAGATTGAAGAGGAAAATTTAGTTTAGTATTCAAACTTTTTCCAAACGTCTCCGTTCTTTTATGGTTTGAGGTTTGCAGTCATATCGATCCATCTCCGCACCgacttgcatttttttctttttacaattGCCTTTATTGTTAAGCGTACGGTTCTATCGTCTGCCACTTGATCCGGCTATATTTTCGTCGTCCACTTTTTCAATGTCTCCTGTCGTGCTGTAAGTCAATGTTCCAGCAGTTCGAAAAGAACGATGCTCATCTATTTTGCGTTGCAATCTCGTTTAAAACGTAAATTCGCTTGTGCTGTTTATATACACTAGCTGCCTTAAATAAATGGAACATGTGTATGTATATGGCACTATACGTATATGTCGTATACATATGTATCCATCAGTATGGAACTGGCGAATTCCGGTCGTGCACTGcagagggaaaaaataaataaatatggaAAAAGAAGGGAATTGGGCGTCGAGGGGGCGGTACAGCAAGGGCAATTTTGGAGCTCTTCGGGACATTCCCTAAAGATCCAACGTGTGTCATCTTCGTTTGCCTttgaagattttctttttgtatttttccttcttattTAAATTCtccttactttttttttccccggtTTTTATCGTATGTTGACTGTGTGTACAGAACGGCTGTGCACGTTTATTTCTTTGGCTGTTCAATGCCAAAGCttaaagggaaaagaaaagtctGTGGGTCTGGGAAAAAGGCTTAGGGAGGTTAGCTTTAAACAGCTCAACATGGACCTCGTGGACTATGGGGATGGAAGAatagtttctttcttttttattgtatgTTAAAGTGAGGGTGGGatctaaaagaagaaaagttgATCTACTTGGGTTTcccgatgaaaaaaaaaaaattgtgggtAAACTTGGATTCCATGAACGCGGCTGTCAaaacttgaagaaaaaaaaaagggaactcGAGCAAAATGTATATGTAGACGAAGAAAAATCTTTGGAAAGaccattgattttttttttctcttcttagtttatttttctcgtttacTTCCTCTTGAGTttgacttttttgttgttgtgattTTCGTCCTCGTGGTGGCTGCATTGCAGCTGATACATAATAGACTGATCCGCAGGATGTGTGTGCGATTCGATTACAGATCCACCAAACGTGAGCCTAGCCATGGGACGATCATTGAATGCTGAGGGAATCAAAGCCGGTGATGACGTCTACTTTGACTGTCACGTTGATGCACGCCCGACTGCCAACCGCATCGAATGGAGACGAGATGTATTTGAAATTgaactattatttttttttctgcctgtCAGTCATCACGtcctcatttatttttcttgtttaggGCATTAAATTAGTGCACAACACATCGGCTAATGTCATCATCACCAATCAGAGTCTAGTATTGCAGAATGTCGGTCGTTCCATGGCCGGAAACATTTCGTGTCACGCGTCCAACGTTGAAGGCCAAGCAGAAAGCCAGCGCATCTTCCTCGATATCAAATGCAAgtttaaataattattcaatttaaacaaaaatccaatttCCATCTCTTCGTGATCAAATGATTAATAAAACAGATGCACCCGTATGTAAACCGGGACTGACGCGCTATTTCGGCGTGTCTCGGGCCGAGAATGTTGAAATCATTTGTCAGGTAGAAGCCAACCCGAACACGGAACTGAGCTACAAATGGTTCTTCAACAATTCAGCGGAAACGATCGAAGTACCGCGTAGTCGGTACAACAACAGCAGCCCGTCGGGAGCCAGCGTCCTCACCTACAAGCCGTTGGCTTCGCTCGACTACGGCACGCTCCTCTGCTTTGCTACGAACGCGGCCGGTAGTCAAAGCGAGCCATGCGTCTTCCACATTCTGACCGCAGGTGCGTGACCGTAGAACACGACGTTAAACATAGTATGTTTTCTAAGATGTATACGCAAACATTTTGCGCCGGGATGCCCTCGAGCAAAGTTTGTCATCATTTGCTATTCGTCCCATAGTCTAGATCGTATACTGTATTCACGCGTAATTGTTTGTATCAGGTCCGCCGGAACCGGTTTTCAACTGCACGGTATCAAACCACTCGAGCGATGCCTTCCTGATCGCCTGCCAGCCGGGTTTTCACGGTGGATTGCCACAGAATTTCTCGCTCCACTTCTTCGAGGAGAGCAACTCGTCAGGTCGACTCGTCATCCACCAGATATTCACCGAGCCCATCTTCTTGCTGTCAAGTCTCAAGACGAACATGCGCTACAAGGCGACCATCGCTTCCGTCAATGCCAAGGGCAAAAGTGATGATGTGGTCGTCGAAATATCTACGCAAAAAGAGCCGGAGAGACAGCTGGAGGTCAAACCAGGCAAGTCGACAGGTTCGATtactttttcttattctttaccagttttttttttgtgtgtgtgtgccggGTGTCGGTGCCTTATTGATGGAATTGCTGATGTAATAAGTCGGCAAGTTTGCCTCTACTTGTTGTTATTCTTCCCCATTTTTTGCCTTCTTGTCCCCCCTACCGAGAAGAAATGCGGAATTGACTGTCGCCCCCAGTGTGCACTGCCACGAAAGCTAAATGTATAACCATAGACACACATTGTGGAGAGCCGATTCGATCCCGCGGGATTGTGTGGGGACTCTGTTCACACATCCGTATGCGCACAGGGCCCACCTATCACATCCTGCAACTTCTTTCGTTTCCCATTCCACCGTGTTCCTTGGTCTTTGTGGCTTTCCCTTCAGATGATTCAATTCTTTCATATGCCGATCTAGACCGTTCTAATTGTGTAGCGTGAGTTGACGACACTTTTTAAAGCTAACTGCCGTTCGAGAATCATTCCCGTGCCAACATCCTTTTTATTAAAAGAACTGGCATCATTTGGTGTTAATAATAATTGAATTTAAGTTCATTTCTGACGTCGTGTTACTCggtttttctttacttgttTTCTTAACAGAACCGCGTCCCAGTAGCTCAATACTGACACCAACGCTGGGGATTCTGAGCGGCGTCGTCATATTGCTTTGCATTGCTGGCGTCATAGTGGTGGTATTCTTGCGACGCCAGTGCCTGCGAGAGGCGCCAGGCGGCCGCCAATAATGATGGCACAGCCAACGGAATTCTACTCCGTTCTGAAGCGACCAACAATCAAACGAATGGGGCAGCAGGCGGTGCATCGACTATCTCAAAATCAGCACGAGGCGGAGGTGTGAATCCTCGATCGCAATCGCTCAAACCGTTGATGGATAACGTCGACTGCAACATCGACGCCGGTGGCCCTATGTTTGTCTCTAGAATCGAACCGGATCACTGGAAGAATCAAATGTTCTGCCACACCAGCTTGACGCAACTCGGCTGGCCAGTTGGCGAACCTCCACCATCTCATTCGCCAATTCTTCCTCCCCCTCCGCCTCCGCCAAACATGTTGATGACGCAGCAACAGTCAATCAAAGCTGGGCTCATCACACCACCGTACACGACAGATAGTTCGTTAGATCTACGTAGTCCTGATATTATTCCTCCTCCCGTTATCGGTACGACGTCACATTTCACGTTTCAACGAAATACGATTAACGAGAAATTCGTTTTCTTCTCAACAGGGTCGTGTGATTTCGGACCTGCAACTCTCCCGCGGTCGTACAAAGGTTTCGGTATGGGATCCTCATCGACGttagctgctgctgctgcgaCGCCAGTTGAAACGAAAAAACCGCACGTTATGTGGAGCGATACGATGCCCAAAGCCTTCCGCCAATCGCACGATTTTCTTCGACGAGAAACGTCTAGTCACTCGGCAGGTGCCAACAAGCGTGAAAGTGTCGTGTAAAGTtatagaaaaagaataaaaacactTTAAACGATATTGTCTTTTCCCAACATCCACCACATCCTCTCTCTGTGTACGTTTCTTGcctattttgttgttgttgttaatcCTTTTTTCCTCCTGTTTCTCAACGATCTCACCTTTCAGAATCTTGGTACGTGTTTCACAATTACCAAGTCTCAAGTTTGACATTTGTAC
This genomic window contains:
- the LOC116917815 gene encoding nephrin isoform X1, whose amino-acid sequence is MPWPSSAQGLASKSNVPLRNLVVLANSTAELTCDTAPPDRHDEVILVLWFRENVGTPIFSADAREVALSQAGVWFDEDILKKRATFRGRVSEPSILAISNVSLTDQSVYRCRVDFREAKSRNSRINLTVIEPPKSLTINAEFSQTRISTVVGPFRIGDRPKFTCTVEGGLPIPVITWRRNRITVPGQMESSEPERIRSTLLLPPLKRSDWPMTLSCSASNSERGRPLEQSFDVDMELPPLSVSIVIGERNPAVGKPFSLPCHVTGSRPIPKITWWKNDVLLDPSAYNQTLSINGSVAISVLDLMLAKTETNSRITCRAINPYLDTIVMEDTWNVNLSYPPNVSLAMGRSLNAEGIKAGDDVYFDCHVDARPTANRIEWRRDGIKLVHNTSANVIITNQSLVLQNVGRSMAGNISCHASNVEGQAESQRIFLDIKYAPVCKPGLTRYFGVSRAENVEIICQVEANPNTELSYKWFFNNSAETIEVPRSRYNNSSPSGASVLTYKPLASLDYGTLLCFATNAAGSQSEPCVFHILTAGPPEPVFNCTVSNHSSDAFLIACQPGFHGGLPQNFSLHFFEESNSSGRLVIHQIFTEPIFLLSSLKTNMRYKATIASVNAKGKSDDVVVEISTQKEPERQLEVKPGKSTEPRPSSSILTPTLGILSGVVILLCIAGVIVVVFLRRQCLREAPGGRQ
- the LOC116917815 gene encoding nephrin isoform X2; amino-acid sequence: MPWPSSAQGLASKSNVPLRNLVVLANSTAELTCDTAPPDRHDEVILVLWFRENVGTPIFSADAREVALSQAGVWFDEDILKKRATFRGRVSEPSILAISNVSLTDQSVYRCRVDFREAKSRNSRINLTVIEPPKSLTINAEFSQTRISTVVGPFRIGDRPKFTCTVEGGLPIPVITWRRNRITVPGQMESSEPERIRSTLLLPPLKRSDWPMTLSCSASNSERGRPLEQSFDVDMELPPLSVSIVIGERNPAVGKPFSLPCHVTGSRPIPKITWWKNDVLLDPSAYNQTLSINGSVAISVLDLMLAKTETNSRITCRAINPYLDTIVMEDTWNVNLSYPPNVSLAMGRSLNAEGIKAGDDVYFDCHVDARPTANRIEWRRDGIKLVHNTSANVIITNQSLVLQNVGRSMAGNISCHASNVEGQAESQRIFLDIKYAPVCKPGLTRYFGVSRAENVEIICQVEANPNTELSYKWFFNNSAETIEVPRSRYNNSSPSGASVLTYKPLASLDYGTLLCFATNAAGSQSEPCVFHILTAGPPEPVFNCTVSNHSSDAFLIACQPGFHGGLPQNFSLHFFEESNSSGRLVIHQIFTEPIFLLSSLKTNMRYKATIASVNAKGKSDDVVVEISTQKEPERQLEVKPEPRPSSSILTPTLGILSGVVILLCIAGVIVVVFLRRQCLREAPGGRQ